A section of the bacterium genome encodes:
- a CDS encoding peptidylprolyl isomerase has protein sequence MKKIILGVVLSICSLQAQAQTKTVVLVNDVPITETKLVQAMKPYEAEIAGSQTVYLKIREKVLDALIEEELVIQEAKARKIEIAQEEIEQIMNVIKGRFESEEKFKLAVETAGMSMEKFNEKVKRDLLFQRIKDIELKKRLTVTQEEVDNFCKDYGEKVHAQHILVNTEKEALDILQKAQSGADFSQLAATYSLCPSRQMGGDLGFFGKGQMVAEFEQAAFSMNKEGQLSDVVKTKFGYHIIRFIAKKNPSPEEITSIKTALMNELFGRTYFITGNGLDFEIKRNLEERFLGQKLGVEYIIWLFELKNKAKVVRP, from the coding sequence ATGAAAAAAATAATCTTAGGAGTGGTATTAAGTATTTGTTCATTGCAAGCACAGGCACAGACTAAAACTGTGGTTTTAGTCAATGATGTTCCAATTACAGAGACTAAATTAGTTCAGGCAATGAAACCTTATGAGGCTGAAATTGCGGGTTCGCAAACGGTGTATCTTAAAATCCGTGAAAAGGTGTTAGATGCCTTAATTGAAGAAGAATTGGTTATTCAAGAGGCAAAGGCAAGAAAAATTGAAATTGCCCAGGAGGAAATTGAACAGATTATGAATGTCATCAAAGGCAGATTCGAGTCTGAGGAAAAGTTTAAATTAGCCGTTGAAACAGCAGGAATGAGTATGGAAAAATTTAATGAAAAGGTAAAAAGAGATTTACTTTTCCAGCGAATTAAGGATATAGAACTTAAAAAAAGGCTTACCGTAACTCAAGAAGAAGTAGATAATTTCTGTAAAGATTATGGGGAAAAGGTTCATGCCCAACATATCCTGGTCAACACTGAAAAAGAAGCATTAGATATTCTTCAGAAGGCTCAGTCTGGTGCGGATTTTAGTCAATTGGCGGCGACATATTCTCTCTGTCCATCCCGGCAAATGGGTGGTGATTTAGGTTTTTTTGGTAAAGGACAAATGGTGGCAGAATTTGAACAAGCCGCTTTTTCAATGAATAAAGAAGGGCAATTAAGTGATGTGGTTAAAACCAAATTTGGCTACCATATCATCAGATTTATTGCTAAAAAAAACCCCTCACCAGAAGAAATTACCTCAATCAAAACCGCACTTATGAACGAATTGTTTGGCAGAACATATTTTATTACGGGTAATGGTTTAGATTTTGAAATAAAACGAAATTTAGAAGAGAGATTTCTTGGTCAAAAGTTAGGAGTAGAATATATCATCTGGCTTTTTGAACTTAAAAATAAGGCAAAGGTTGTAAGACCGTAA
- the dapF gene encoding diaminopimelate epimerase — MYNKVMVKMCFTKMVASGNDFIVIDNRDGVIDVTPGLVRKICQRKFGIGADGVLIVERSKLADFRMRIINSDGSEAEMCGNGGRCIARFAQIKEISKNKMKFETLAGIISAEVTNNRVKVKLTDPLNLFLNKKIRIKDNELTVHCLNTGVPHAVLILDEIEKVEVVESGKQIRWHQDFAPAGTNVNFIQVIDNQTIRIRTYERGVEDETLACGTGSAASACISSILELAKPPVKIITKSGEILEIDFEKDKDVITNLYLTGDVQIVYEGVIMEVKT; from the coding sequence ATGTATAATAAAGTTATGGTTAAAATGTGTTTTACTAAAATGGTTGCCAGTGGAAATGATTTTATCGTGATAGATAATCGGGATGGGGTAATTGATGTTACCCCTGGTTTAGTCAGGAAGATATGTCAGCGTAAGTTTGGTATTGGTGCGGATGGTGTGCTTATTGTTGAGCGGTCAAAACTCGCTGATTTCAGAATGAGAATTATCAACTCCGATGGTTCTGAAGCTGAAATGTGTGGTAATGGGGGAAGATGTATTGCCAGATTTGCTCAAATAAAAGAAATATCAAAAAACAAAATGAAATTTGAAACATTAGCCGGGATAATTTCGGCTGAAGTAACAAACAACCGCGTAAAAGTTAAACTCACAGACCCACTAAATCTTTTCCTCAACAAAAAAATCCGCATAAAAGATAACGAACTGACTGTGCACTGTTTAAATACGGGTGTGCCACACGCTGTTTTAATCCTTGACGAAATAGAAAAGGTAGAGGTGGTAGAATCAGGTAAGCAAATTAGATGGCATCAGGATTTTGCGCCCGCAGGGACTAATGTCAACTTTATTCAGGTAATCGATAACCAGACGATTAGAATAAGAACTTATGAGCGGGGCGTAGAGGATGAAACATTAGCCTGTGGCACTGGCTCAGCCGCCTCGGCTTGTATTTCCTCTATCTTAGAACTTGCAAAACCACCAGTAAAAATAATAACTAAAAGTGGTGAAATCCTTGAGATAGATTTTGAAAAGGATAAAGATGTAATCACTAACCTTTATCTCACAGGCGATGTCCAGATTGTCTATGAAGGAGTAATAATGGAGGTAAAAACATAA